In one Pseudomonas sp. R84 genomic region, the following are encoded:
- a CDS encoding EAL domain-containing protein — MPRLASVLFLLSLMIWTATADALTLTDEERSWLAAHPDLRLGVDASWPPFEFRDDQNRYQGLAADYIDVIRQRLAIKLTPIEPVSWTVVLEQVKSGKIDLLPGIMSTPERQTYLSFTRPYLDFPIVILAHIGGAQPRKLDDLYGLKIAVVENYAPHELLRTHHPDLNLVAMPNVSSALQALATDEVDAVVGDLASSVWSLRQLKLDGLYVSGETPYRYQLAMAVPRDNKVLVGILDKVLADMSPDEISSIQEHWVGNVLDHRTFWSDLLIYGLPGLLLLVTILAVVIRINRRLSSEIARRIDLEQELRSSEYHYRGLVESLSAIAWEARMSDFTYSYVSPHAEDLLGYPQSHWLIPGFWHNIIHPADLTRTQSYCKEALSEGRDHIVDYRVITADGRCLWVRDIVSLIEHGHEPVMRGLMIDISEIKRTEEALQLSEQKFASVFQQCPDILVIARLSDGCLLEVNEAFEEQIGLKAEEVLGQTATDLNIWGIPGVGPGLLQRLQAGSIRNLEMPFRRNNGQLFTGLISAEPFDLDTTPALVVVVRDITQLKETQQQLQTSEEKFAKAFHASPDGLLLSRQSDGLLLEVNEGFSRITGFNSAMSVDRSALDLGIWVNLNERKQMLDLLHRDGFVRDFTCHIRRSDGQIRLCEVSSRPLPIGEEDCMLTIARDITERHLMQEKLQQAATVFESTAEGVLITDTQQHISAVNRAFTEITGYSESEALGHTPRLLASGLHDSAFYAAMWHQLTDEGHWQGEISNRRKNGELYPSWLTISAVRNRDKFITHFVAVFADISSLKHAQAKLDYQAHHDPLTGLPNRTLFENRLLMALNSQQENGGQGAVLFLDLDRFKHINDSLGHPVGDLLLKGIAVRLKEQLRDIDTVARLGGDEFIILLPGLQQASDADNIATKLLNCFGAPFQAGEHEFFISASIGTSLYPRDGCDVATLVKNADAAMYRSKAKGRNRVESYTRDLTAQASERIALEHELRRAIERDELFLYYQPKISLDDHRLVGAEALIRWRHPTFGDVPPEHFIPLAEENGMILQIGDWVLETACRQMFEWNQVYDSLGPLSVNLAGAQLRQPNLLGRIEQLLNDNRLQPDLLQLEITENFIMSQAEEALAVLHQLKHLGVQLAIDDFGTGYSSLSYLKRLPLDILKIDQSFVRGLPDDPHDAAIVRAIIALGRSMQFTVIAEGVETQAQQQFLAAEGCEQIQGYIVSLPLPPEEFAATFLRVTVSDFSDSTAEKPSL; from the coding sequence ATGCCCAGATTGGCGTCCGTGCTTTTTTTGCTGTCACTGATGATCTGGACCGCAACGGCTGACGCGCTGACTCTGACTGATGAAGAACGTAGCTGGCTGGCGGCTCACCCGGACTTGCGCCTGGGTGTAGATGCTTCGTGGCCGCCCTTTGAATTTCGCGACGACCAGAATCGCTATCAGGGCTTGGCGGCCGACTATATCGATGTGATTCGCCAACGCCTGGCGATCAAGTTGACCCCCATTGAGCCAGTGAGCTGGACGGTGGTGCTGGAGCAGGTCAAATCGGGCAAAATCGATCTTCTCCCCGGCATCATGTCCACCCCTGAGCGCCAGACCTACCTGTCGTTCACCCGCCCTTATCTTGATTTCCCGATTGTCATACTTGCCCACATCGGCGGCGCGCAACCGCGCAAGCTCGACGACTTGTACGGTTTGAAAATCGCCGTGGTGGAAAACTATGCACCCCACGAACTGCTGCGCACCCACCACCCTGATCTGAATCTGGTGGCCATGCCCAATGTCAGTTCGGCGTTGCAGGCACTGGCGACCGACGAAGTGGACGCTGTGGTCGGCGACCTCGCTTCGAGTGTCTGGAGCCTGCGCCAGCTCAAGCTCGACGGCCTGTACGTCAGTGGCGAAACCCCGTATCGCTACCAACTGGCAATGGCCGTGCCCCGCGATAACAAGGTACTGGTGGGGATTCTCGACAAAGTGCTCGCGGACATGAGTCCTGATGAAATCAGCAGCATTCAGGAGCACTGGGTCGGTAACGTCCTTGATCATCGGACATTCTGGTCGGATCTGTTGATCTACGGTTTGCCGGGGCTGTTGCTACTGGTGACGATCCTCGCCGTGGTGATCCGTATCAACCGCCGCCTGAGCTCGGAAATCGCCCGACGCATCGACCTCGAACAGGAGCTGCGCAGCAGCGAATATCACTATCGCGGACTGGTCGAGAGCCTGTCAGCCATCGCCTGGGAAGCGCGGATGAGCGACTTCACCTACAGCTATGTCTCGCCCCACGCCGAAGACTTGCTCGGCTATCCACAATCGCACTGGTTGATCCCCGGCTTCTGGCACAACATCATTCACCCGGCGGATCTGACCCGTACGCAGAGTTACTGCAAAGAAGCCCTCAGCGAGGGCCGTGATCACATCGTCGACTATCGAGTGATCACCGCCGACGGTCGCTGCTTGTGGGTGCGCGACATCGTCAGCCTGATCGAACATGGCCATGAGCCTGTGATGCGCGGTTTGATGATCGACATCAGCGAAATCAAGCGCACTGAAGAAGCACTGCAGCTCTCGGAGCAAAAGTTCGCCTCGGTCTTCCAGCAGTGCCCGGACATTCTGGTGATTGCACGGCTGTCCGACGGTTGCCTGCTCGAGGTCAACGAAGCGTTTGAAGAACAGATCGGACTGAAAGCTGAAGAAGTGCTGGGGCAAACGGCGACCGACCTGAATATCTGGGGCATTCCCGGCGTCGGTCCGGGGCTGCTGCAGCGTTTGCAGGCGGGCAGTATTCGCAATCTGGAGATGCCCTTTCGCCGCAACAACGGCCAGTTGTTCACCGGCCTGATCTCCGCCGAACCCTTCGATCTGGACACCACGCCAGCCCTGGTGGTCGTTGTGCGTGACATCACCCAGCTCAAGGAAACCCAACAGCAACTGCAAACCTCCGAGGAGAAGTTCGCCAAAGCCTTCCATGCCTCACCGGACGGTTTGTTGTTGTCGCGCCAGAGCGATGGTTTGCTGCTGGAGGTCAACGAAGGTTTCAGTCGCATTACCGGTTTCAATAGCGCCATGTCGGTGGATCGTTCAGCGCTGGATCTGGGGATCTGGGTCAACCTCAACGAGCGCAAACAGATGCTCGATCTGTTGCATCGCGACGGCTTCGTCCGTGACTTCACCTGCCATATCCGCCGCAGTGACGGGCAGATTCGCCTCTGCGAAGTCTCCAGTCGTCCGCTGCCGATCGGCGAAGAAGACTGCATGCTGACCATCGCCCGGGACATAACCGAGCGCCATTTGATGCAGGAAAAACTGCAACAGGCCGCCACCGTGTTCGAAAGCACCGCTGAAGGCGTATTGATCACTGACACCCAACAGCACATCAGCGCGGTCAACCGAGCCTTTACCGAGATTACCGGTTACAGCGAAAGCGAAGCGCTCGGCCATACACCACGCTTGCTCGCCTCCGGCCTGCATGACAGCGCGTTCTACGCGGCAATGTGGCACCAGTTGACCGACGAAGGTCACTGGCAGGGCGAGATCTCCAACCGGCGCAAGAACGGCGAGTTGTACCCGAGCTGGCTGACCATCAGTGCTGTGCGCAACCGCGACAAGTTCATCACCCACTTTGTCGCGGTGTTTGCCGATATCTCCAGCCTCAAGCACGCACAGGCCAAGCTCGACTATCAGGCGCACCACGACCCACTTACCGGCCTGCCGAACCGCACGCTGTTCGAAAACCGTTTGTTGATGGCGTTGAACAGTCAGCAGGAAAACGGCGGTCAGGGCGCGGTGCTGTTTCTCGATCTCGACCGCTTCAAACACATCAATGACAGCCTCGGTCACCCGGTTGGCGACCTGCTGCTCAAGGGCATCGCCGTGCGCCTGAAAGAGCAACTGCGCGACATCGATACCGTGGCGCGTCTGGGCGGTGACGAATTCATCATTCTGCTGCCCGGCCTGCAACAGGCCAGTGATGCCGACAACATCGCCACCAAACTGCTCAATTGTTTCGGTGCGCCGTTCCAGGCTGGCGAACATGAGTTCTTCATCAGCGCCAGCATTGGCACAAGTCTCTATCCTCGGGACGGCTGCGACGTCGCCACGCTGGTGAAAAACGCCGACGCGGCGATGTACCGCTCCAAGGCCAAGGGCCGCAACCGCGTCGAGAGCTACACCCGCGACCTCACTGCCCAGGCCAGCGAGCGCATTGCACTTGAGCACGAACTGCGCCGGGCCATTGAACGGGATGAGTTGTTCCTCTACTACCAGCCGAAAATCAGCCTCGACGACCACCGCCTGGTCGGTGCTGAAGCGCTGATCCGCTGGCGTCACCCAACCTTCGGCGACGTGCCGCCAGAGCACTTCATTCCGCTGGCCGAAGAGAACGGCATGATTCTGCAGATTGGTGACTGGGTGCTCGAGACCGCGTGCCGGCAGATGTTCGAATGGAATCAGGTCTACGACAGCCTCGGCCCACTCTCGGTGAACCTCGCCGGCGCGCAACTGCGTCAACCGAATCTGCTCGGGCGCATCGAACAGCTGCTCAACGACAACCGCCTGCAGCCGGATTTACTGCAACTGGAAATTACCGAGAATTTCATCATGAGTCAGGCCGAAGAGGCGCTGGCCGTGCTGCACCAGCTCAAACACCTCGGTGTACAACTAGCGATTGACGACTTTGGTACCGGTTATTCTTCGCTCAGTTACCTCAAACGCCTGCCGCTGGACATCCTCAAGATCGACCAGTCATTCGTCCGCGGACTGCCCGACGACCCCCATGACGCGGCCATTGTCCGGGCCATCATCGCGCTGGGACGGAGCATGCAATTCACCGTCATCGCCGAGGGCGTGGAAACCCAGGCCCAACAACAATTTCTCGCTGCCGAAGGCTGCGAACAGATCCAGGGCTACATCGTCAGCCTGCCGTTACCGCCGGAAGAATTCGCGGCAACGTTTCTTCGTGTAACCGTATCGGATTTTTCGGATAGCACAGCCGAGAAACCGTCGCTATAA
- a CDS encoding NAD(P)/FAD-dependent oxidoreductase: MNKNNRHPADGKKPVTIFGPDFPFAFDDWIEHPAGLGSIPEHNHGAEVAIVGAGIAGLVAAYELMKLGLKPVVYEASKLGGRLRSQAFNGTDGIVAELGGMRFPVSSTAFYHYVDKLGLETKPFPNPLTPASGSTVIDLEGKTHYAQKLADLPALFQEVADAWADALEAGSQFADIQQAIRDRDVPRLKELWNTLVPLWDDRTFYDFVATSEAFAKLSFHHREVFGQVGFGTGGWDSDFPNSMLEIFRVVMTNCDDHQHLVVGGVEQVPQGIWRHVPERCVHWPEGTSLKSLHRGAPRSGVKKIAHAPDGRFAVTDNNGDTREYAAVLTTCQSWLLTTQIECDESLFSQKMWMALDRTRYMQSSKTFVMVDRPFWKDKDPETGRDLMSMTLTDRLTRGTYLFDNGDDKPGVICLSYSWMSDALKMLPHPVEKRVELALNALKKIYPKVDIAARIIGDPITVSWEADPYFLGAFKGALPGHYRYNQRMYAHFMQDEMPAEQRGIFIAGDDVSWTPAWVEGAVQTSLNAVWGIMKHFGGSTHKANPGPGDVFKDIGPIALPE, translated from the coding sequence ATGAACAAGAACAATCGCCATCCTGCAGACGGTAAGAAGCCAGTCACCATTTTCGGCCCGGACTTTCCGTTCGCGTTCGACGACTGGATCGAACACCCGGCCGGTCTCGGCAGCATTCCTGAGCACAATCACGGCGCTGAAGTGGCGATCGTCGGCGCTGGAATCGCCGGGTTGGTAGCCGCATACGAGTTGATGAAACTCGGCTTGAAACCGGTGGTTTACGAAGCCTCGAAACTGGGTGGCCGTCTGCGCTCGCAGGCTTTCAACGGCACCGACGGCATCGTCGCTGAACTCGGTGGCATGCGCTTCCCGGTGTCCTCCACCGCGTTCTATCACTACGTCGACAAGCTCGGTCTGGAAACCAAACCGTTCCCGAACCCGTTGACGCCAGCCTCCGGCAGCACCGTGATCGACCTGGAAGGCAAAACCCATTACGCACAGAAGCTGGCGGATCTGCCTGCACTGTTTCAGGAAGTGGCTGACGCCTGGGCGGATGCGCTGGAGGCCGGTTCGCAATTCGCCGATATCCAGCAGGCTATTCGCGATCGCGATGTACCCCGTCTGAAAGAGCTGTGGAACACGCTGGTGCCGCTGTGGGATGACCGCACGTTTTATGACTTTGTCGCCACCTCGGAAGCCTTCGCCAAACTGTCGTTCCATCACCGCGAAGTGTTCGGTCAGGTTGGTTTCGGCACCGGCGGTTGGGACTCGGACTTCCCCAACTCGATGCTGGAAATCTTTCGCGTGGTGATGACCAACTGCGACGATCACCAACACCTCGTGGTCGGCGGCGTCGAGCAAGTGCCGCAGGGCATCTGGCGGCATGTGCCGGAACGCTGCGTGCACTGGCCCGAAGGCACCAGCCTGAAATCCCTGCACCGTGGCGCGCCGCGCTCCGGCGTGAAGAAAATCGCCCACGCGCCAGATGGCCGTTTCGCGGTCACCGACAACAACGGCGACACCCGCGAATACGCCGCCGTGCTGACCACTTGCCAGAGCTGGCTGCTGACCACGCAGATCGAATGCGACGAAAGCCTGTTTTCGCAGAAGATGTGGATGGCCCTGGACCGTACGCGCTACATGCAGTCGTCGAAAACATTCGTGATGGTCGACCGGCCATTCTGGAAGGACAAAGACCCGGAAACCGGCCGCGACCTGATGAGCATGACCCTCACCGATCGCCTGACCCGTGGCACGTATCTGTTCGACAACGGCGACGACAAGCCGGGCGTGATCTGCCTATCGTACTCGTGGATGAGTGACGCGCTGAAGATGCTCCCGCATCCGGTGGAAAAACGCGTCGAACTGGCGCTGAACGCGTTGAAAAAGATCTACCCGAAAGTCGACATCGCTGCACGGATCATCGGCGATCCGATCACCGTGTCGTGGGAAGCCGACCCGTACTTCCTTGGCGCCTTCAAAGGTGCCCTGCCCGGCCACTATCGCTACAACCAGCGCATGTACGCGCACTTCATGCAGGACGAGATGCCGGCCGAGCAGCGCGGGATTTTCATCGCCGGCGACGACGTTTCGTGGACTCCAGCATGGGTCGAAGGCGCAGTGCAGACGTCGCTCAACGCGGTGTGGGGGATCATGAAGCATTTCGGTGGCTCGACACATAAAGCGAACCCCGGCCCGGGTGATGTGTTCAAAGACATCGGCCCTATCGCCCTGCCCGAGTAA
- a CDS encoding Lrp/AsnC family transcriptional regulator has translation MPDIRPPVLDEIDRQLIAALQINARESVAMLARQLGIARTTVTSRLARLERAKVITGYGVRLGQRVVDGGLQAYVGIKVQPRSGKEVLRRLSAMAQVQQLCAVSGEFDYVAWLRTDSPEQLDQLLDQIGGVDGVEKTTTSIILSSKIDRGQPV, from the coding sequence TTGCCAGACATCCGCCCGCCCGTGCTCGATGAAATCGATCGTCAGTTGATCGCCGCCCTGCAGATCAATGCCCGTGAGAGCGTGGCCATGCTCGCCCGGCAATTGGGCATTGCGCGCACCACCGTGACGTCGCGTCTGGCGCGGCTGGAAAGGGCTAAAGTGATCACCGGTTATGGCGTACGCCTCGGCCAGCGAGTGGTCGACGGCGGCTTGCAAGCGTATGTCGGGATCAAGGTACAGCCACGCTCTGGCAAAGAGGTGCTACGCCGGTTGAGTGCAATGGCGCAGGTGCAGCAGTTGTGTGCGGTGAGTGGGGAGTTTGACTATGTCGCCTGGTTGCGTACGGATTCGCCGGAGCAACTGGATCAGTTGCTGGATCAGATTGGCGGAGTGGACGGGGTGGAGAAGACCACGACGTCGATCATTTTGAGTAGCAAGATTGATCGAGGGCAGCCGGTCTAA
- the dnaG gene encoding DNA primase, with amino-acid sequence MAGLIPQSFIDDLLNRTDIVDVVSSRVQLKKAGKNYTACCPFHKEKTPSFSVSPDKQFYYCFGCGAGGNALGFLMDHDNLDFPQAVEDLAKAAGMEIPREESGRPHKPRQPTDSPLYPLLTAAADFYRQALKSHPSRKAAVDYLKGRGLTGEIARDFGLGFAPPGWDNLFKHLSSDTLQQKAMIDAGLLIENAETGKRYDRFRDRVMFPIRDTRGRIIAFGGRVLGDDKPKYLNSPETPVFHKGQELYGLYEARKNNRNLDEIIVVEGYMDVIALAQQGLKNAVATLGTATSEEHLKRLFRVVPNVLFCFDGDQAGRNAAWRALEATLSSLQDGRRARFLFLPEGEDPDTLVRAEGTDAFKARINQHAQPLADYFFQQLTEEADPRSLEGKAHMATLAAPLIDKVPGANLRILMRQRLTEITGLSSETVSQLAQSAPQEAPPAYDPGIDYDAMPDYSDYHQPQAQDMYVPQQEWTPKKPGAGGKKWDKKPWDKNGKRGERGPYVPPRTEIAVEPPIFTAIRTLIHHPDMAAKVESADHFANEANKYAQLLVALIESLQKNPQLNSFQLMSRWHGTDQGRLLKQLTEKEWLIQGDNLEQQFLDTITKISAGQNIQTLDELIKKASDPAMTAEQKMQIAIQMRDLFSASNPTSTGA; translated from the coding sequence ATGGCCGGGCTGATTCCCCAGAGCTTCATTGACGACCTGCTGAACCGCACCGACATCGTCGATGTGGTCAGTTCGCGCGTGCAATTGAAGAAGGCCGGCAAGAACTACACCGCTTGTTGCCCGTTTCACAAAGAGAAAACCCCGTCTTTCAGCGTCAGCCCCGATAAGCAGTTCTATTACTGCTTCGGCTGCGGCGCCGGCGGCAATGCCCTCGGCTTTCTCATGGATCACGACAACCTGGATTTCCCCCAGGCCGTCGAAGATCTGGCGAAAGCCGCCGGCATGGAAATCCCTCGCGAAGAAAGCGGCCGCCCGCACAAACCGCGCCAGCCAACCGATTCGCCGCTGTATCCGCTACTCACCGCTGCCGCCGATTTTTACCGGCAAGCCCTCAAGAGCCATCCATCGCGCAAAGCTGCGGTGGATTACCTCAAGGGCCGCGGCCTGACTGGCGAGATCGCCCGGGATTTCGGGCTCGGCTTCGCGCCGCCCGGCTGGGACAACCTGTTCAAACATTTGAGCAGCGACACGCTTCAACAGAAAGCCATGATCGACGCCGGCCTGCTGATCGAGAACGCCGAAACCGGCAAACGCTATGACCGCTTCCGCGATCGCGTGATGTTCCCGATCCGCGACACCCGTGGGCGCATCATCGCCTTCGGCGGCCGCGTACTCGGCGACGACAAGCCCAAGTACCTGAACTCACCGGAAACCCCGGTATTCCATAAAGGTCAGGAACTCTACGGCCTTTATGAAGCACGCAAGAACAACCGTAACCTCGACGAAATCATCGTCGTCGAAGGCTATATGGACGTCATCGCCCTCGCTCAGCAAGGGCTGAAGAATGCCGTCGCGACGCTCGGCACCGCGACCAGCGAAGAACATTTGAAGCGTCTGTTCCGCGTAGTGCCGAACGTGCTGTTTTGCTTCGACGGCGACCAGGCCGGCCGCAACGCCGCATGGCGCGCACTGGAAGCAACGCTTTCAAGCCTGCAGGACGGGCGTCGTGCACGCTTTCTGTTTCTACCCGAAGGCGAAGACCCGGACACCTTGGTTCGTGCCGAAGGCACTGACGCATTCAAGGCCCGGATCAATCAGCACGCTCAGCCGTTGGCGGATTATTTCTTCCAGCAACTGACCGAAGAAGCCGACCCGCGCTCGCTTGAGGGCAAGGCGCACATGGCCACCCTTGCCGCACCGCTGATCGACAAAGTACCCGGGGCAAACCTGCGCATTCTGATGCGTCAGCGCCTGACCGAAATTACTGGCCTGAGCAGCGAGACCGTCAGTCAGCTAGCACAAAGTGCGCCGCAGGAAGCACCGCCCGCCTACGATCCGGGTATCGATTACGACGCGATGCCGGATTACAGCGACTACCATCAGCCGCAGGCACAAGACATGTATGTGCCGCAGCAGGAGTGGACGCCAAAGAAACCCGGCGCTGGCGGCAAGAAATGGGACAAGAAACCCTGGGACAAGAACGGCAAACGTGGTGAGCGCGGCCCATATGTACCACCCCGCACCGAAATCGCGGTCGAACCTCCAATATTTACCGCAATTCGCACCCTTATCCACCACCCCGATATGGCTGCCAAGGTTGAAAGCGCCGACCATTTTGCTAATGAGGCAAACAAGTATGCGCAACTACTGGTAGCCCTCATTGAGTCCTTGCAGAAAAATCCTCAGCTAAACTCATTTCAGTTGATGTCCAGATGGCACGGTACTGATCAGGGCCGCCTACTCAAGCAGCTCACGGAAAAGGAATGGTTAATTCAGGGGGATAACCTTGAACAACAGTTTTTAGACACCATTACTAAGATATCCGCTGGCCAAAACATACAAACTCTGGACGAGCTCATCAAAAAGGCGAGCGACCCAGCAATGACCGCGGAACAAAAAATGCAGATAGCAATCCAGATGCGCGACCTATTTTCCGCATCAAACCCGACCTCAACTGGCGCGTGA
- a CDS encoding acyltransferase: MYKLSSLQAARGLAALFVVAFHSLFINAKYVQGESLLPELFVFGQTGVDLFFVISGFVMVLAFRNKFGLKGQVAGFLKGRLLRIYPTYWVYFLALFFVAQIKPELVGGSQNGTVDMTSSFFLLPDSALPLLMVAWSLIHEVWFYLVFALILILPAKWMTHAFAFWLITIIGVSIFTHTSDNPYLRVMFHEFSIEFIFGALAGIAYLRLSLVTSPPLFSILLMVLAGLAGLVYALASDVVGDADVIQSITLERAFAIGGGYTLLLLAFALLEAKAKWMASGLLRSVGDMSYSLYLSHVLTLSVCGRLWVMTGLNGNSVWHALLFWAVSYTAVLVVAYFSYQLIERKLLNLSHHFRLPVRA, encoded by the coding sequence GTGTACAAACTCTCCTCGCTACAAGCTGCCAGAGGACTGGCGGCGCTTTTTGTCGTAGCGTTTCACTCACTCTTCATCAATGCCAAATATGTGCAAGGCGAAAGCCTGTTACCGGAGCTATTTGTTTTTGGCCAAACCGGCGTGGATCTGTTTTTTGTCATCAGTGGTTTTGTGATGGTTCTGGCTTTTCGCAACAAGTTTGGTCTTAAAGGCCAAGTCGCTGGCTTTCTCAAAGGGCGACTCCTGCGAATTTATCCGACCTACTGGGTTTATTTTCTCGCCCTCTTCTTTGTCGCTCAGATCAAACCTGAACTGGTCGGTGGCTCCCAAAATGGGACTGTCGACATGACGTCATCATTTTTCCTGCTCCCGGATTCAGCGTTACCGCTATTAATGGTTGCCTGGTCGCTTATCCACGAAGTCTGGTTTTATCTGGTGTTTGCCTTGATTCTTATACTGCCGGCCAAGTGGATGACCCATGCATTTGCGTTCTGGCTAATCACGATCATCGGCGTTTCGATCTTCACCCATACGTCAGACAACCCCTATCTTCGAGTGATGTTCCATGAGTTCTCCATTGAATTCATCTTCGGCGCCTTGGCCGGAATCGCATATCTGCGGCTTTCGCTGGTTACCTCACCGCCCCTTTTCAGCATTCTCCTGATGGTACTGGCTGGACTGGCCGGCCTCGTCTACGCACTTGCTTCAGACGTAGTCGGCGACGCCGATGTCATTCAATCGATAACCCTGGAGCGTGCATTTGCGATCGGTGGCGGTTACACGCTTTTACTGTTGGCGTTTGCACTGCTGGAAGCAAAAGCTAAATGGATGGCATCCGGTCTGCTCAGATCGGTCGGAGATATGTCCTACTCGCTATACCTGTCGCATGTTCTGACACTCAGCGTGTGCGGGCGCCTCTGGGTCATGACGGGACTTAACGGTAACAGCGTCTGGCATGCGCTATTGTTCTGGGCGGTGTCCTACACTGCAGTGCTTGTGGTGGCTTACTTCAGTTATCAGTTGATAGAGCGCAAATTGTTGAATCTCTCGCACCACTTTCGACTGCCTGTACGCGCGTAA
- the rpoD gene encoding RNA polymerase sigma factor RpoD produces the protein MSGKAQQQSRIIELIKLGREQKYLTYAEVNDHLPEDISDPEQVEDIIRMINDMGIPVHESAPDADALMLADADTDEAAAEEAAAALAAVETDIGRTTDPVRMYMREMGTVELLTREGEIEIAKRIEEGIREVMSAIAHFPGTVDHILSEYTRVTTEGGRLSDVLSGYIDPDDGIAPPAEVPPPVEAKVAKADDETDDDEAESSDDEEEAESGPDPVIAAQRFGAVADQMEITRKALKKHGRNNKAAIAELLALAELFMPIKLVPKQFEGLVERVRGALDRLRQQERAIMQLCVRDARMPRADFLRQFPSNEVDESWSDALAKGKSKYAEAIGRVQPDIIRCQQKLIALETETGLTIAEIKDINRRMSIGEAKARRAKKEMVEANLRLVISIAKKYTNRGLQFLDLIQEGNIGLMKAVDKFEYRRGYKFSTYATWWIRQAITRSIADQARTIRIPVHMIETINKLNRISRQMLQEMGREPTPEELGERMEMPEDKIRKVLKIAKEPISMETPIGDDEDSHLGDFIEDSTMQSPIDVATVESLKEATREVLSGLTAREAKVLRMRFGIDMNTDHTLEEVGKQFDVTRERIRQIEAKALRKLRHPTRSEHLRSFLDE, from the coding sequence ATGTCCGGAAAAGCGCAACAGCAGTCTCGTATTATTGAGTTGATCAAACTGGGTCGTGAGCAGAAGTATCTGACTTACGCCGAGGTCAACGACCACCTGCCCGAGGATATTTCAGATCCTGAGCAGGTGGAAGACATCATCCGCATGATTAACGACATGGGGATCCCCGTACACGAGAGTGCTCCGGATGCGGACGCCCTTATGTTGGCCGACGCCGATACCGACGAGGCCGCTGCGGAAGAAGCAGCAGCCGCGTTGGCAGCGGTGGAGACCGATATCGGTCGCACCACTGACCCAGTGCGCATGTACATGCGTGAAATGGGTACGGTCGAGCTTCTGACTCGTGAAGGCGAAATCGAAATCGCCAAGCGTATCGAAGAGGGCATCCGTGAAGTGATGAGCGCAATCGCGCACTTCCCTGGCACGGTTGACCACATTCTCTCCGAGTACACCCGCGTCACCACCGAAGGTGGTCGCCTGTCCGACGTCCTGAGCGGTTATATCGACCCGGACGACGGCATTGCGCCGCCAGCCGAAGTGCCGCCGCCTGTCGAAGCGAAAGTGGCGAAAGCCGACGACGAGACCGACGACGATGAAGCCGAATCTTCCGATGACGAAGAAGAAGCCGAAAGCGGTCCGGATCCGGTCATTGCTGCCCAGCGCTTTGGCGCCGTGGCTGATCAGATGGAAATCACCCGCAAGGCCCTGAAAAAGCACGGTCGCAACAACAAGGCAGCGATTGCCGAGTTGCTGGCACTGGCCGAGCTGTTCATGCCGATCAAACTGGTACCGAAGCAATTCGAAGGCCTGGTCGAGCGTGTTCGCGGTGCCCTGGATCGTCTGCGTCAGCAAGAGCGCGCGATCATGCAACTGTGTGTACGTGATGCACGTATGCCACGCGCCGATTTCCTGCGTCAGTTCCCGAGCAACGAAGTCGACGAAAGCTGGTCCGACGCCCTGGCCAAAGGCAAGAGCAAGTACGCCGAAGCCATTGGCCGCGTGCAGCCGGATATCATTCGTTGCCAGCAGAAACTGATCGCGCTGGAAACCGAGACCGGTCTGACCATCGCAGAAATCAAGGACATCAACCGTCGCATGTCGATCGGTGAGGCCAAGGCCCGCCGCGCGAAGAAAGAGATGGTTGAAGCCAACCTGCGTCTGGTTATCTCGATCGCCAAGAAGTACACCAACCGCGGCCTGCAATTCCTCGATCTGATCCAGGAAGGCAACATCGGCCTGATGAAAGCGGTGGACAAGTTCGAATACCGTCGTGGTTACAAGTTCTCGACTTATGCCACCTGGTGGATCCGTCAGGCGATCACTCGCTCGATCGCCGACCAGGCCCGCACCATCCGTATTCCGGTGCACATGATCGAGACGATCAACAAGCTCAACCGTATTTCCCGGCAGATGTTGCAGGAAATGGGTCGCGAACCGACCCCGGAAGAGCTGGGCGAACGCATGGAAATGCCTGAGGACAAGATCCGCAAGGTATTGAAGATCGCTAAAGAGCCGATCTCCATGGAAACCCCGATCGGTGATGACGAAGACTCCCACTTGGGTGACTTCATCGAAGACTCGACCATGCAGTCGCCAATCGATGTCGCCACTGTTGAGAGCCTGAAAGAAGCGACTCGCGAAGTGCTGTCTGGCCTCACTGCCCGTGAAGCCAAAGTACTGCGCATGCGTTTCGGTATCGACATGAACACCGACCACACGCTCGAAGAAGTGGGCAAACAGTTTGACGTAACGCGTGAGCGGATCCGTCAGATCGAAGCCAAGGCGCTGCGCAAGCTGCGCCACCCGACGCGAAGCGAGCATCTGCGCTCCTTCCTCGACGAGTGA